ccacgtacgcactatgcggctaaccccACGGTTTTAGCGTGCCATCTCTGTTCAAAGTATCGcctgagaaagagacggcgtgctaaaaccgcgcggttagccgcataCTACGTAAGTGGCCTTAGTTGCATTCAGTGAGTACATTTTTTGCAATAATTatgacactatttaccgactcggataataccgacatggaaatattCGCTGTTATCCGGGCCACCCAGCGGTGAGAAACAAAGTACTCTAATTTCTCTGTGTAGacgttttttgtgttttttgtcttttttagggttccgtagttaactaggaacccttatagtttcgccatgtctgtccgtctgtctgtccgcgggtaagctcagataccgttagtactagaaagctgtaatttgattttaagtgaaaaataaataaatacattttataatttgtatGGAGTGACAAAGCACTGCCACAAGTCTGGACTCACTCGACACTTGAAGTATTTCTCCTGTTCCTGCAAGTACTCCTTCAGTTCGTCCTCAATGTCCTCTATGAGTTTCAGAGTGGCGTCGTACTCCTGGTCTACACCCGCGCCGGGCACGATGCGACCTTCTTTCTCGGCTTCTGATTGGTTGAAACCCTCCTAGAAGTCGtaataatattttgagtttCAACATTTTATCACCATCATCTATACTGTTTGCAGCGTCATATGGCTAGCTTCCTAGAAAAATCCAATAAatctgtcagttagattataagaaaatattgaccacgtattttattttgtccatTAACCAAAACAGATTGACATATTGATGAATgcagaggaagcgagagttggccaggatcgtagcaagtggaaggacgtagtctctgcctacctcgttgggaaagaggcgtgatcttatgtacctatgtatgtatgtaattaaccaaaaaatgatgaagatatagccaATTGAAGcttcgtgtgacgtcacatcgAATTTTGACGCGCTTTATCTACgtaactttttgtttgattgtcAATAAAActcgtgtccaatattttcttaatCTAACTGAGGGACTAAatagaaacatatttttttacctatgaAACTAACCAATTCTCCTTTTTTCCCAATTTTCCTTGAAATATACACGGCATTAAAATTAAGGCGAATATTCGACTGTATTACCTTGAAAAACTTTAAAGTGTCTCTATAATCAGGGAACATTCCAACAGGACTGAACCTTGTCAGTTTCTTGAGCAGCTTGGACTCCACGTCACCGAACAGCTCAACCAGTTTGAGCGCGGCATTGAACCCGTTGAGCACTGCAATAAAATCGAGCACTTTCCTTTTGGAATACTTTTGCTCTTCGTAGAATATTGCTCGAGAGTCCGGGTGTGAGGTGGACTTCTTCAGATTGCCAAGTGCGTGTACCCTAGAAAGTAAAGTTGCATTAAACATACATTCGCCGCCCTGCGCTTTTGTACCACTCTCCTTTGCCTAATATCGGTAATTTCAGTGGTAATATTAATTTCGGCCTCTATAATCCCACTGTATAACACAGGCCTCCTATtcgaatgaaagggcttgggacATAGTTTCCACGCTGGCctagtacggattgggaacttcatagtttcatacacaccattgaatctctTCGCAGGTGCGTGCacgtttcctcaagatgtttttgttttgtcaacACGTAAGtcctgaaaaactcagagaggTGCGAAGTcaggctcgaacccacgacccccttcttgagaagccataggtgaaaccactaggctattTTTCATTAGTAAGTATAACAGGGGACACAATTCAACAAACGGACTATAGCAGTCTCAGTACGAACAGTTTATATTTCACGCCACTTACTTGGCCAACAGTCTTTCCAAATCTGGCAAGGTAGTTAGGATGTTCTTTGCATCTTGGCTCAGTTCTTGGTTCTCGAACAACTCTTTGACTGCTTCTTGTCTCTCCGTTATAACTCTTAAGTTGCAGCTCGGAGCGCACACCCATTGGTATAACATTCTAGAAGACAAAGTTTGGAATTCTAAGTTCGTTAGGTCATTAAccgaataaaaagaaaactaccAGGTTTGTTAACACAaaactttttagtgtttttgTTGGATAGGGTAGGTTTACCTATCCTATACGGTCGTCACATTTACACCAGAAAATCCATCTTTTAGGTTTAAAGTAGGGGATGATTGTTATTTTACCCGCCAAAAAGTTCTTTTCGTGAGTTTAAATTGTTGCTAAAGAGTTATCTTACCTTTTGCCAACAGCGGTAGCGCAGAAATTCAACTTGTCATACAAGCAGCCCTCATCCTGCACTATCCTCAGATTCCTCAGCGTTATAGCATCCAGGACCATTGTACATCCCCCCTCCCATTTACTTTCCCTTTCTTCTTGAGACAGCGTTTTGTTTAGAACATCGGGCGGGGAGTAAGAAGTGAACTGGGACATTCCCAGTATTTGTATGTCGAGGAGACACTGAGTTAGGTACGACACGCATCCGCCGAGCGCTTTGATTGCTAGGTAGCAGTTAGCTGCTGGTGTCAGACCTAGAGCATCACCTGGAATTGATTACATTACATGGATAGctaagatatctttacactttctTACATCGAGTTCTTAAACTTATGACCAAAAATtctatcaaaaaaatctgaacacgcttctacgtgttcacatatttttgatcaaaattttgctcaaaaATATAAGGAATCGACTGTACCTTGTcactgcatcatcatcatcagccagaagacgtccactgctgaacaaaggcctccctgttagaacgccacaatgaacgacaactcgccacttgcattcataGGTTGCCCGCAAGTCTCATGATgtcacctagtgggaggcctatgtGTGGAAAAAGTCCCCAAGTGGCGAAcacgaaccagaagacgaagcgttggcactTCGCGACCAGTTTTGACGGTTGAGGGGTCATTGACTTATCTGATGTGACAGGAACGTATTAAAATGAACATACCTTCATGCAAGAACGGCTTAAGCCCCTCCGGCCAGTCCCCGTCCGCGTTGGTCCTGTAATAATTCTCGGCAAGTGTTTTGAGCGTCTTTTCTGGCGACCATGCGGTCTGCGGCTCGCGACGCGCGTGGTGACAGTGTGTCGCGATCAGTTTCGATGTACGCGGGGTCGTTGACTTACGGTCGTACACGATCTGCAGAAGAGTCGAGTTGAGTTAAAAATGTGATCCGCTTTTAACGTACTCTTCATAGGTAAACataaaactgttattaattttGTAGCAGCGTAAATCAGCGGGGTCTGAATAGGGAAGGTATGAAGGGATTAAAACTATGTAATTGTACAAATAAATAGACACAAAtgaggagaaaaaaaaaacatattaaataaaataggtttttttatagtgaAATATTGCCTTaccagtcagtcagtcactcaATGGCTTTGTTTTATAGCTAAAGAAGATTCAGACTTACCAATGCCGGAGGGAAATGCGCCAAAGTGGTAAGCAGCCGGGACGAATGCTTGTCGTCTTTGAATTGCCCGAGGTGGAACAAGCCTATGGAGGTGTCCACGAAGCATACGCCGTAAGTGCTGCATCCGTTGCTCTCCTTAAGAAACGATGAACACTTTTATGCTGTATGTTTAGAGATTATTATCGTACGGCCTACGTTTCttataaaacaaaatctaaattatttagccacaattatattattttattttgggtcTGCCTGGTCAGCCGACTGGCAGTCCCAGGAGTGCTCGGCGGGTGACCTTGAGAACCCATCCGCCCGGCTACCTGGCTTCAAAGCCAGACGTAGGAACTGGACGACTGAACCGCATCCGCTCGGGTGTCGCCCGCTGCAACTAGGTACTGCCTGCACAAGTGGGGCCTTAAAGACTCGCCAGCGTGTGACTGCGGCGCTCTGCGGCAGACAGCCTATCATATCGTGAAGCAGTGCCCCAACCGCTTCAGGCGACTTCAGGGGGCTTAACAGATGCTCTGAGGAGccgtggcgtagctaccggagagttagacggggcagtgccccggggcccccaagctcaaGGGCCCCTAggactgacttacaaactataaatgacaaatctggagtacgaCAAATTCGAaacacgacgaatacggaacaaacgattttaaatagtttagtggACGCCCTCATTTATTTTTTGTCCCAGGGTCTGTGGTTACAGCCACTGGGGGAGGCTAAAGATTGGCTAAATAATTTAGATTGAgataacactaaaaaaatatattaatttctATCAGCTTGCCCAACTCAAcggaaataagatttttttttaattaaaaagtaatcaGTAAATCgttttcgttttaaaaaaaatattgtggtaAGATGTTGAGATGAAGATATGTTCATGTGTCAAAAAAATGTCGACTACAAATAGATCCAAATGGCGAAAGTTacaaatatacatatgtatactcGACTTTATTAACTAtaattaaggtcgtgtatacacaTTTTTGTCACTTAAGGCTTTTTCTTTACAGTCGACTGTACATATTATAGCAAAAACTTAGACAACCGTTGAACAAGTGTGTAGCATATGTCAATTCATCGAAAGCGTCATTTTAGGCATGGATGTCTAGGAAAATTTGCGCTTAGTCTGTGggacatattattttttatatggaCGTAGCTTTCCGAGTCCTGCATGAAAACATATGTGTCGCAACATAGTTGTCTTGCATGTATGTTCCAGTAGCCTGGTAATACCTCTTCTGCCACGGACAGTAAATAGGCGGCTTGGGCCTCGCTGGGCCCCGGGTCCTGTAAGCCGCAAGTCTGGGTCCCACGGAGTGTCACTTGGCATATCTCTCGCCGCACCACTTTGTCGGACTTGGATGTTTGACCCACTAAAATAGAGGTTCAGTTTAATATAAAGATCACAGCtaattagagccacccggcacccgaccagcaccaccttgactttcggcgtccaatcgttgtcgacaggtggtccacgggtggatgccgcgttgacaacgagtggacgtcgcgtggtccacgaatttccgagtagtctATTATGAAATAAGGGTGGGGAGCGCCGCACCGAGCGCGCGCGGTTCACGCGAGGCAAGGGTACGAGCagcgagctatcaccgagtggtctactcgccgtccgcgcgtggacacgagcgagcgaggcgatctggtgacgctacggagttgatgtcatgagcgcatgcccatacaaatccatataaagaATACCTACTAACCGCTCgtggcgaggcggtgctgatcgggtgccggTGGATCTAATGAGCTGCGACTTTTAGTGTTAGAAGATGTCGACTGTTGGAAAACTAATTATTCTAAGTCTAAGTGGCACTTtatgtgaaaattttgaaatatatagcTCAAACCAGGGAGAAAAGTTCACTTATTCCGATCATTTATATAACtcaatatttccaaaaatgtcgcttagatGGTTGAAAGGCTACAATTAAGTAGCCGTATTTTAGCGAAGGACTAAATTAATGACAACATAGTTAGGCATTTCCTGCTTGCAACACTCACGTTTCTTACACCTCTCCTGCATCATGTCAGGCGTTTCCGTTTGCTCGACACGCGCGACTTTGTACCCTTTGGACACCAACGTAGAGGCCATTCTTGCATACGCGCTTTCAGGAAAACCAGAGTGAGCAAACTcgccctaaaataaataaaatctttaaaataattcaGTATTAGCTTTTTCTATGACTATCAAAAATAGCATCTTTAATTTCTCCGTCGTcactatttattgtttttatattcgTGTCTTTTTACCTTCATATAAGAGAATCCGAGTTCATTAACCCCGACTGCCGCGTCCATGTGGTACAGTTCGTAGAACTTGCCGACTTTGAAGAAGAGCACGCAGTCGTAATTTGTCGTTTTCATTTCCCACCATTGCCGATGGGCCTGCAATGTAGTTGCACAATAAATATGGACGTCTCCATGTATCTCTTGCCTCCACCGCCGTTTTCAATTTGATATCTCTTCTGGTGCTAATAAACTGAAGTAATATCCATGGGCGTACCCAGCAAGGGAGGAAAGGGGGGGAGCTGCCCTCGTTCGAAATGGCATGCTTTGCAATATGTTAATATTGTACTTTTGAAAAAACGTCGCAAGCCGCTGGTGTGGATGAAAAAACAAGCGCGGCAGATACTACCTAATAAAATGTGACTTGCCCCCTCCCCTGGGCCAGAAGCCCTACCCCTTAGTAATATCCCTGATCTAGATACGGATAAGCAAGCTCAGTCGCACCGGGCGAGCGCGGTGTATGAAGCGACGTTCGTGGCGCGACGTACACCCTCTCCCTCAGCCCCCGGTGTAGTATATActctgcaaaattacagctttctatacACAAAGGTGGGCATTAACTTATTAATCCGTTAGTTAAGAATCTGCTTAACTGCTTCAGTAACTTTTAAGTTATGTAACTTCAAAAAATGTTAAAGCTCTTGTTAAGTTCCATTAACTTTAGTCCATTACATTAGTTGTTTGttgtcattttgtttgtttgaattATGCGCTAGGCTACGCTCGTATGTTCGGTGAGTCGATTTATATAGCACTGCTATCCCATCTTATGTTGCAGTACATGTTTTTACTACGGACAAAGATATTTTACGGGCGAAACGATTATCGCTGTTGGATGTCAATTTTAATATCCTAATTTTTATGAAGACGATTTGGTGCGAGCGGCTGGGAAGGACTGGGTGCGGAAAACTCAGGATCCCAcagaatggtctaaaatggaagagacctttactcagcattgggtagatCAAGGTTAAAGAAAAAGAGAAGAAGATAATTTTTATGAAGGGCAACATACGCGTAATGCAAAATTACGATTAATAAAAGCCTTTTATTTCTACCTACAttattatctaaataaataaatgtgtttaaTTCTTCTTTCTACtcatttttgtttcatttacgTGTCTCCCAGCCTAAAAGCAGTATAAGTTTTGAATGGTTAATTGACAAACTTAGATTGTTACCGGAGTTTGAGACTTCAGGAACTCTGGTGGCACATAAAGTGTTCTGGGATCGTAATCAGGGTGATCAGGCTTCCTCTTCATGGCGTCTCTGATCTTGTCTGGGCGTAGCCAGTTCAATTTGCAGTGCGTCCAGTTGCCATCGTCAGAGATAGGGAGTTGGTTTTGAGATTCTGCAGGCTTTGCTGATGCAACTGGCTTTGATGGCCTTAgggataaacaaaaaaaaaactgactcaAAGAATCTATGAAGTAttctagataataatataatgttattttattaccacCCTCATCCAAAATTCCAATATGGATCAAATATACTCGTACAATAGGTTGAATAGACAATGGACAATAGGTGaactaaaaaaatctatatcATGAAAGTCCATCTAAGATGGCATTATTTCTATATAGCCATAGCCATTTTAAGTATTAACAACAGGAAGCTGGATTCCAGACTAGGTAACTTTtacgttttttaatttattttttttttttttaatagatttcATTGAGCAAACTATGTTGTGCTGctcaaaacaaataatatttataagtaacttTAGATGAGTTGCAGTCCAGATAACTTAGGCAACCACCATTTTACTTACTGTATGAGTATCTAAACGTCATACTGTAAAATTCGGCCAACTAGCTGCATTTTTTCCTTGCTAAGAACAACATTAAGAAATCAGAACACTTGCTACTTTATTTGCACAGTTGCACACATGTTTTCTTTTCACACATAAAAAGCATTTTAAAATATAGCAGTACCCCTTGACACCAGAAGTTTTATCTTTTGTAGTTTTTGCTTCATACTTGAAGCTGTCATTGAGTTTCTTCTCCGATGACGTTTTCTCCTTTGGTGTCTCGATGATATTATCTGCTaaatcaaaaacacaaaaataatttggTACTGCATTCCGAGTTTCTACTGCTAAGCAGAGAAAGTGAATTGGACTCACACATTGTGGGTTCTGTACAAACTTTATGTTATCTATGAATATCTAGTGTAAGCAGAGACCCTCTCCTGATGAGATTCTGATGAGAGATGCTTACTGATAgccagacaaaaaaaaatggatacTTCTAATTAGTTGTgttataagagctaccttcataacaaattttaagttttcttgGAAAACTGGAAGTATCCTAGTAGGTTTTGAGTACccagcaatttgtatggaaacacctctTTTTAATGGCTGTATCTTGATTGCATCAACTTAGAGGAGTTTGAGATTTTTATCACAACTACAAGGGGTAACAGATCTGAGCATTTGCTATTAATTCCTCCTGAGAAATAAGTCTTGAGACagggacgggcagacagacagacaggaggACAACAAAGTCATCCTAAGTATAAAGTTTGCCAACTGGAGTACAATTTTCATTCTATATTTATATACCATTTAATGGTTTCTGGGTGATCACATTTTCAAAGTTAAATGCTTTTTACAATCAATCCGAAAAATTTGCTTCAAGTGCAGCATCCCATGCTACCTAGCACCCTTTCTACTCGCTCTGCCCTTGGGTAAGATTTTTGTTAAGCATACGAAATTAaggtaatattttaaaaatactggCTTGTTGCTATTCCTTACCTTTATTTTCTGTATCAGAGTCATCAGAATCCAGGGGGTTGAGTCTGATCCTCTTCCTTTTCTTAGGTTTGATAGGTTCCTCATCATCACTGCATTCTTTCTTCACTTCTGGAGACGGAGTAACTTGCCTCTCACGTTTTTTACCTTGAAAGCAAAATCTTGTCTCTATCTTGACTGATTGGTAGGGAAATGGAgatgaagtaaataaaattcttaattGACATGCGAGCTTTAAGGCTAAAAGACATAGTGGATTCCTTAAAAAACGTGCatgttttcatttcattaaaaataaaaataaactcgaCTACAAATagttttgttatattataatcaatatatcaccaacgggacttatttTGACTAAGAGTGAAAATCACGACAGTTAACGttacttatattttgttatattattagGCGAAATTTAGAATAACTTCATCCATAGTTAAATTTATGTTAATCTGTATGTTAATTTCGTTTAAACTTACTCTCAATTATActttctatttctttttttgcTGATGAATTGAGTGGACTTCCATCGCCATTCGTATCGGGTTTCGGCTTCTTGCTAGCTGGCGGTGTTTTAGTGAAGTAATTAAAGAGAGTATTGGAAGGACCTACACTGTTGCGTTTGGACATGGCTCACGGTTAGTTTAGTAAAAtcgtaattatttataatattaaactgCAACAGACACACAACAAAGCGAAACGTATTTTTTGGCGCAAAAgctattgaattgaaattaaattgtcaCTGTCAAaactgtcaatgtcaaaaaataGTGCACGGTTCGATACTTATTAAAAAACgctcacttttttttttattcgactggatggcaaacgagcaagtgggtctcctaatggtcagagatcaccaccagccataaacatctgcaacaccaggggtattgcagatgcgttgccagcctagaggcctaagatgggatatctcaagcgccagtaatttcaccagctgacttactctccacgccgaaacacaacagtgcaagcactgctgcttcacggcaggattagcgagcaaaatggtggtagcaatccgggcgaaccttgcacaaggtcctaccacctgctaaagTACTTGTAAAGTAGATAAGTATGACAGTCTAGGAAACTGAAtccgtaccagggtggaacccaAAGAgcattagtacctatagagaaagTGGAACcctacaaataataatttcttaTTACGAATATAATTAACAATTTCAAATTAACCTACGTGCTACCAATGTCATGTTGACGTCACCCATAATCTGCCGAAGAAATCAtggcgaaattgattatgaaaaggttccaccctggtacgtgattcagtttccttgactgtacctatgtccGTCTTTTCGCTTTacggtcgagttcataaacttgtgagcaaaaatttgatcaataatAGGTATCTGCGCTTCTACGCCCGTTAATAAtagtcgtgtttagatatttttgatcaaattttagctcacaaatttatgaactcgactgtacaaggtGAACTTCTTGGTTTTCTTTttacaagttaattttgatacaCTTCCAGGTTCTGTGGGTACAATCAACGAAAGTACAATGAATACATaaaccttgtattaaaatgaaatataacaAAAACGAATACAACTTCTTTTTCAGTTTTATCATTTGCAGCTACATACTTGGTTAGCTGTTTTAGTtctgtttattttatgtttatgagTGACATAAGAAAGGCAAACAAACAACAGGGTCACTCAGGTTTATGTCATGGAAGAAAATAGTAATttagtttcaaataaatttaataattctta
This window of the Choristoneura fumiferana chromosome 20, NRCan_CFum_1, whole genome shotgun sequence genome carries:
- the Msh6 gene encoding DNA mismatch repair protein Msh6 codes for the protein MSKRNSVGPSNTLFNYFTKTPPASKKPKPDTNGDGSPLNSSAKKEIESIIESKKRERQVTPSPEVKKECSDDEEPIKPKKRKRIRLNPLDSDDSDTENKADNIIETPKEKTSSEKKLNDSFKYEAKTTKDKTSGVKGPSKPVASAKPAESQNQLPISDDGNWTHCKLNWLRPDKIRDAMKRKPDHPDYDPRTLYVPPEFLKSQTPAHRQWWEMKTTNYDCVLFFKVGKFYELYHMDAAVGVNELGFSYMKGEFAHSGFPESAYARMASTLVSKGYKVARVEQTETPDMMQERCKKLGQTSKSDKVVRREICQVTLRGTQTCGLQDPGPSEAQAAYLLSVAEEESNGCSTYGVCFVDTSIGLFHLGQFKDDKHSSRLLTTLAHFPPALIVYDRKSTTPRTSKLIATHCHHARREPQTAWSPEKTLKTLAENYYRTNADGDWPEGLKPFLHEGDALGLTPAANCYLAIKALGGCVSYLTQCLLDIQILGMSQFTSYSPPDVLNKTLSQEERESKWEGGCTMVLDAITLRNLRIVQDEGCLYDKLNFCATAVGKRMLYQWVCAPSCNLRVITERQEAVKELFENQELSQDAKNILTTLPDLERLLAKVHALGNLKKSTSHPDSRAIFYEEQKYSKRKVLDFIAVLNGFNAALKLVELFGDVESKLLKKLTRFSPVGMFPDYRDTLKFFKEGFNQSEAEKEGRIVPGAGVDQEYDATLKLIEDIEDELKEYLQEQEKYFKCRLKYVGTDKKRYQLEVPESATKRATSDYHLEGARKGYKRFSTSETKDLLARMTAAEEQKRHVLKDLSRRMFEKFSSKHSLWEGATMCVAVLDILLALAEFARQQSGDVCLPSVTVEDVPYINIVDGRHPCIPIVADFIPNDARLGGGSAALLLLTGPNMGGKSTLMRQVGLLTVLAHLGSYVPAAECSLSLVDRVFTRLGAADDILAGQSTFLVEMNETAAIVRHASLHSLVLLDELGRGTSTYDGTAIASGVCVELAHRGCRVVFSTHYHSLVHHLASHPGVVLGHMACMVETDESTADSDDQIPEETITFLYKLSPGACPKSYGFNAARLAGIPKEITRRAHEISKKLEKEATCVRAFRDILKMEDNGTQLRELLAALSI